The DNA region CCGTCCGCACGTGCACCGCCACCCCACTGTCTTCGACCGGCCGCAGGTTCAACAACGACATCACCCGCGGGGCCGCAGCGCGATCCCGCGCCGGGCGACACGCTATCGTCTCGTAATGCGTTCCAACGCACTCCCGAACTGCCCGCAGCCACGCGGGGGAGCTCAGCCGCAACCAGGCTCCCTGGAGACACCGCATTCCCGCGGCGTGGGGCGGCACCCGGTCCGGATCGCGAGCGCAGCCGCCCCGGCCCTGGCCCCTGATCGCTGGGGGCGGTGACCGGCTGCCAGTCGAGCGGCTCCGGGGCGGATGATCCGGTGTCGAAGAAACCCGATCTCACCGCCGTCAGCCCGGCAATGATGATTGGGAGCGAGGCCGGACCGCTGAACTATTCCCATCCAATTATTGAAATGTACGGGTTCGGGCCTCTCCCCAAAGCGCCGTTCAAATCGATTTCCGTCGGCTCATTGCGGTTTTGGAGATTGGCACGATACAGCTTGTTTGCGTTGTCTCTACCCGAGACCAGCATGAGTATCTCGGTGCCACTTGAGTTCGCGGCTAAAACATGAATTCGGGCCCCGTCTGGGGTGATTCGCTGGATCTCTTCGCCACAAGCTTTGAGATCATTGCCATTCCTGACAGGTAGCGAATATATGGAAGCCGAGGCGAACGATGCCTCTATATATCGATCCCCAGGCAACGCCCACGCCGCAAAGCACCGATTCAGACTGCCCCACCCAATTTCCTCTTGCGGGACGGAGGGTGGCCAGAATTTTGGCACTTCGGGTTCCGACGATTCTCTAACAACGGTTTGTGTATCCGTGTCGAAGTACTTCCACTGGTACCCTTCCGCGAACATCAACAACCCGTCGTCGGTGAAAGATGGCGAAGAGTATGACGGATCTTGATCGAAATCGCCAGTCGGGTGAGGGATCAGATCATTAACGACCACCAGTTGACCCTTGGAGAGATCGTAGTACGCAACTTCTCCGTTTCTGCGAGCGTCGACCAGCATCTTTTGGAAGTCCCGGCTGAATCGGTGCCTATATTCTTGTGCAGCGAATCTGATGTACTCGCCTACAGTATTCGGAGTATTGAGCTTGCAGCCTTTCGACATCAAACCTTCGGGATACTGAGCAACATCAACTAGACGGCGGCTACCAAGGTCCAGCTTTTTGATCGATATCGTTGACGGAATTTTTTCCGACCGCATTGATAGGTCTTCACAGAACAGAAGAACAGGGCCCTCAAAATCGAACGATTCCGCAGCCGCTCCTTCTGCTGCCGGTGGCGCCAACGACGTCGGCGGCATCTCTGCGCTGGCACCGATAGTCGTTGGCGCAACTTCTTGGCCACTGTTTGAGCATGCTGTTAATAGTGTAAGTGCTGACAACATAGACAGCGCTCCGCGGAGCATCACTTGCACCACCACTAAATGCCTCCCGTCGCGCTGGACTCGTCCACAGTCAAGTTGTTTTGCTATCACACCCGTTGCCTTTACCTCAGCGGTTGACTCACTGTAGGAGCGTCGCAAGCGAAGTTTGCAGTCAACGTCAAATCTTGGTGATCGGTGCGTTCCTACACGATGACCGTCCTAGCCGGGGCAGAAAGGTTCAACGCGCAGTCCCTGGGTTCCGGCGGATTCCAATTCGGCCGCGATCGCAGGTCCGCCGTCCACTGGGCTCCCCTCGGGAGCCATAAGTTCCCATACGACCAGCGACGACCCGTCGGTGACCACAGACATCTGCGACTGAAAGTTGTGCGGAGTTTTCTTTCCGAATTCGCAGGCATCAATTCGCTCCTCTACCCATGCGTCGTTAAGAGGAGGTATCACCACGGCCCAGTCGTGAAAAGTACTACGGTTGATGCACTCCATGACATCCTTCTGTCCCATGCTCGGAGTGCCACATTCAAGACCCAAGTCCAACGACTCAAGCAGGGCGGCCGCCTTCTCAAATGTCCACTCCCCAGGGCCAGTGTCGCGGGCGACGTCCACGGATTCCGCTTCGAACTGATCAGCACTACCCAACAAGTCCCAGTCAATCATTTCGTTGATCTTCGCCTCATGATTGCCCGGACACTTCTCGTCTAGAGACATCACGACAACCTCCCCGATCGGCCTGCGCGTTCCCCCACCCGTGTTGAACTCTTCAGGCGCCGCAGCGGATGGATCGAGTCCGTAGTCGCGCATCATCTGCCGCACCTCCTGTAGCGCCTCGGACGATTCCTTTACCGCCGCCTCCCTGTCCGGATTCGAGATAAAGGAGGACGACTTCCGCAGGTACTCGCTGCATGTCATCGCCTGGTATCCGATTGAAACACCACCGCAAGCGGCAACGTTGGACACCATAATGGCGAGCGTCACGAGTGCGGCACGACCGCTAAGTAGACTCATTACCGGTACCTTTGAGTGGCTATTGGAATGTCAATCGCGAATCTAGATTGCGAAGACATTGGATAGGTTCGTTAGGTGAAGTTTGTTACTCACCGTCGAGCGCCCTGCAACCCACCCCAGAGATGAGCCCCCCGCCCATGGTGACAGCCGCACTCCACCCGATCCCGCTCGTTCTGGTCCGCTGCATGTTGCAGGTTTAGCACCGCCAGAGGCGAGACCGGCATACTCCGTTCGACCGACACGGGCCTGCTCGGGTTTGTCGGAACAACGGTGGATCTGGACTTCGTCTGTTACGCGGGGCGTGAGCTTGACGGGAAGAATTGATGATGTTCGAAACACTCGAATCCGTAGCGATCGAGGTGGATAACGAAGAGCTTGCCGAGCAGCTGCTCGCCCTGAATCACCCGGGGAGTCCAGAGACTCCGGACTCCCGGGGGCGGTTCACTGCTGCGCCGACGCCGAGGTCCGCACACCACAAGCGTCAAGAGTCGATGATCCGCGTGCAGACACGTTTACCGAAGGAACACCTTGCGGCGATCGCTGTGGACATCACGCGTGATTTGGTCGGCAAACCAACCTTCAATCAACTCGCGTATTGGTCGGTCCGACACATCGGCAATAGGAGCCGTACCTACTCTTCGGTGTTTTCAAGCGCGCATTAATCGGGCAAGCCGTTGGGTATCGGCCGCTTATGACACTCCATCTGAACATCACGCCGTTTGAAGGGGGTTGGCGGGCGGAAACTGGTATCGATGAGTTCGAGACGTCGCGGGAGGTCGTCAATTTCATTCCGATGCCGAAGCTAGCCATGCGACTTTCCATGAGATGGCGAAGACTTGGTATTCAGCAGCGACGAGAAGAGCACCGTGATGGCTTAGTCGGCCTTTCTTCCTGCGGATCGGCAGCATGCTGATCGTAGAGGGTCGTTCGTTCAGTCGGCGTTTTGAGCAGCACTCTTATGAGCGAGTCAATGTATAGAGGAGGTCTCCGCTCTTTGAATACACGGAAACTGTGTTGTTGCCGTTGAACTCGACAAGATAGGAAGACCGATTAGGCGACTGACTAACGATGAGCGTGTAGCGCCCCGCTGAGTCCGGTTGATCGGACAACTGGCATGTCATTGGTCCACCAATGTCCAGTTGCCTCCCATTGCTATAGTAAAACCCTTCACACAACCCGTTATCAGCAAGTCTTTTATCAGCAGTGCCGTCGGATGACGACCAAATTCCTACCAAAGATTTGGGGCCGTCTCGATCGGAGCCACTGCCGTCCGAGCCTCCGCTCGCGCCGGGCAGCGGGGCGACCTGAAAGTCGAGCAGTTCGACAGAGCCCGACCAAACGGTGACGATGAGGTTGCCGCACGATTCCTTGCCCAATTGGTGCGTGAAGACCTCCCGTCCGTCAACGGAGAAGGTCTGCTGACCTGGTGAGACCTGCAGAACGATGTCATGCCACTCGGCGTCGAATACCGCGCTGGCGACATCTGGGATCGGATCCTCGAAAAGAGGCACGCCGTAGGCAGATTCGGCGAAATCAGCTCGGACACCAGCCGAGTACTGTGCCCTCCGCTGACCATCGCCATACCTAGGGGCTCCGCCGATTCCGAGGGCAAAGCCACCGGGCTCTCCTTCAACGTACGAAGAGGCTCGCATCGTGCCGCTGATCCGCGCCTCACACATTTCCACTCCCGCGTGCCGGAACCCAGCGTCGCTGTCATTGGCGGCGGAGCTGCTGAGCCGGACCCCTCTGCCGTCACCATCAACGGCTGCCTGCACCGGCCCGAACGCCTCCCACTGATCGAAATCAGACTCGCCGAACGCGGATCGGGGCGCGCTGATCGCCGCGTACACCCAACCCCCGACGCCCACCAGCGCCACCGTCGCCACTGCAATGAGACCGACGAGCTTCCAGGGAAACCGCGATGGTCGGCGCGACGCAGGCGGTGGCGGACCTTGAGGTGGCTGACCCCATATCCCCGCGGGAGCATACTGAGGTTGCCCTGGTGCCGGACCGACCGGCGGCGCCGACCAGGGTGATGCACCGTCCCACGGTGGCCGCGGCGAATTTGACGGATCTGGTCGGCTCCAGCCCGGACCACCTTGATAAGACACTTCGTTCCCCCAAACTGCGTCGGCGTCCCGATCCAGAGATCGTCGGCCTGCCGAGGTTAGCGTAAATCCGCTGGCAACGAATGAAATGCCGCCCAGTGAGAGTGTGGCGCTGCCACGCCAGCTGATGCGGCAAGCGTCGGGAGGATCCCGGCCGCCTGAGCACCCGCGATGTGGGTGCGAGAGCCACCTGACGTACCGATGAAACATCGGGGATGATGCTACCGATGAGCGGCTACAGTTTGGGCTGGCAAAGTAGAGGAGCAACGGCGTGGCGAGTCTGTCCCAAGGTGGTCTGAGCGTATTCATCCGATCCGCTCTCGCTGTTGGAGCTGTTGGGCTCATCGCCGGATGCAGTAGCGACCAGGCGACGCAGAGCGGTCAATCTTGGCCACCGGGGACATCAGTTGCGCAGGGCGAGCTTGCTCCGTTGGACATGTATTACACCGACATTCGCGGCGAAGACTATGGCCGACAGCTCGACGTTGTTGCTCCATACCTGGAAGAAAAGCGCGATGCGTCAAAAGCGACTTTCGGTGCCAATGAGCTGCCTGATCCAACGAAGCTGTCAGGCGATAAGAAGTGGGTTCAGGAAGTTCTAAATCGGATCTCCTATGACATCAAAACGGCTTCGCTTGAGCAGAACACCACTTTGGGGCGGAATCTGCTAAGCGGCGTGTACGGACCGGGAGCCGAATCGATGCTCTCGATGTCCGCCCTGATCGGAAATGGGCAGGGGGAAATCTCCGCCCGAAAGATGGTTGACGCAGTCAGCGAGCGGTTCTCGTCTGGGGAGATCGACTTTGGAACGAGAAAAATTGACATTAAAACTGACACGATCCTCGCGAACATCATCGATATGAACAATGCCTCCGTCTGGAATATGTATATCTCGACCTACGCGAGCCAAGACGGTGAGCATAAGGTGCCGGTAATCGTTGCGATGGTCAGTCCCGAGAATCGAAACTTTCGGTCTGGTGACCTGGTTCCAACCTGGAGGCCGAAACCCTCCTAGCATCAACAATCGGCGCTTTGAATAAAGCCTCTTGACATGACCCCGTCCGTGAAAAAATATCCTGGGTACATATGTCCAAGATTTAAGGCCAAGCCCAATCTTTCGTGGTTCGTTGCGTGGAAGTTCCAGGTCGAGCAGCAGCGGATGGAAGCGGCTTCACGGGTGGCAGCGTAGCCGGCGAAGGCAGTGCGCAGGAGTTCGGTGCTGATGGTGTCTAGCGGCATGATCGCGATCGGTTGCTTGTCGCCGACGATCAGTGCGGCAATGGCGTCGAAGTCCTGGCGGTAGGCCTTCATGGTCTGGGCCGAAGGCTTTCGTGTGCCGCGATCAGCGAGGAACGCCTCGAACCAAGCCAGCCTGTCGTCACGTTCGGACGGAGTTTGCGCAGCGGGCGGAGGCACCGCACCATCACGGCCGGCCTTCATGGATATCAACGGTTATCCACGAGAGCAAAGGCGTTGTGTTCAAGATTGCCCCGTAACGAGCAGTGGCTCATTTGATTGGTCGCGGTGTGCTCAGTGCGATGGTGCGCATGGGGGCCAGAGGTCGCGTTGGCGCACGGCTCGGCGGCATCGCAGCGGTACGATCAGCGTCGTGAAGTCGTCGGGGGACCATCGCACTTGGGGATTCTCGGAGGACCTACTCCGACTGAACGCGGTGTGCCCGTATTACACGATGTTCCCGCTTGCCTTTCCTTTCGAACAGTTGGCTTCCCATGGCCCGACGACGAGCGTGCTCGACCCGTTCTGTGGGAGGGGCACCACACTGTTCGCGGCGCGAGCCGTAGGGGTCCCGTCGGTGGGAATCGACGTCAATCCGGTCGCCGTTGCCATCGCCCAAGCGAAGGTTGCGAAGGTGAGCGCTGCCGCAGTCGTACGATTAGCAAAGAAGATTCTGCGAGACGGTACACGGCAGGTCGCGCCGCAGGGGGAGTTCTGGCAGCTGTGCTACGAAACCGAGACGCTGCAAGAAATCACTACTTTGCGCGCAGCCTTAATGAACCTGCACACGCCGACCGCAGCAATGTTAAGGGCGATCATGCTGGGTATCTTGCATGGCCCCCGCAACAAGGGGCTGCCGTCATACCTTTCGAATCAGATGCCACGCACATACGCGTCCAAGCCGGGCTACGCCGTCAAGTTTTGGACGACCCGAGCACTGCAGCCCGTGCGGGTTGACACCCTCGGTGTCATCTCGCGACGAGCCGAGAGACTTCTGGACGCGCAGCCTCCTTCCTCTGGAGGGAAGGTGTACCTGGGCGACTCGGTGGAGGTCCTTAATGGGTTGCGTCAGACTTTCGACCTGGTTGTTACGTCCCCGCCCTACTACGGTATGCGGACCTATTTGCCCGACCAATGGCTGCGTTCCTGGTTCGTCGGCGGCGCACCCGAGGTGCCCTACGGGTCGGTCGGCCAGATCGCGCGCCAGCCGAGCCAGGCAGCTTTCGTCGCCGCACTAGCCGACGTGTGGCACGCCACCGCACTTCGGTGCCGTAGCCGGGCCCGATTGGCCGTTCGATTCGGAGCCCTTCCTTCGGCGCGCACCGACCCGACTCGGCTTCTGCTCGACTCGCTTGAGCAGGCAGAGTCGGGGTGGGTCGTCACCGAGGTTAGGCCCGCCGGTACCTCGCCCTACCAGGCTAGGCAGGCCGAACAGTTCGTGAAGGCGGGTTCCGCGGTGGGCGAGGTCGACGTGGTGGCCGAATTACGATAACTACGAACTATTCTCGTATTTCCGCAGCGGACCTCGCGCCGCGCGGCGTAACCACGCGGAGGATGAGCGCAACGTGAGAGTCCCACTGCTGCCCGGTGAAGCCATTCACGACCTGAAGCGCAAAGACACGCCACCGATGAGCGACGCCGACCTGAACCGGCGCTACTCCAAGGAGGGCGTCCGCATCGTGATCGAGCAGGCGCGGTATCCCCTGAATCAGATACTGGCGATGTTCACCGACACCTTCGAGACGGAATCGGGTGAAATCGAGGCGAAGTACAAGCGCGATCCCGAATACCAGCGTCGCCACCGCTGGGACGAAGGGCGCCAGTCACGTTTGATCGAGTCGTTCCTCATGAATGTTCCCGTGCCCCCGGTATTCCTGTACGAGTACGAGCTGGCGCGATTCGAGGTGATGGATGGTCGGCAACGACTGACTGCGTTGATGGATTTCTATCAAGGCAGGCTTCATTTGACGGGCCTGCAACATTGGCCGGAACTCAACGGAAGAACGTATTCGGCGTTGCCAAGTTCAATTCGCGATGGCATCGACCGCAGATACTTGTCGTCGATCATCCTGCTTAATGAGACGGCAGCGGATCCCGAACAGGCTGCCTTCCTCAAGAAGTTGGTCTTCGAGCGTCTGAACTCCGGAGGAGTCCGTCTCAGCGGCCAGGAAACCCGCAACGCCGTCTACGACGGGCCGCTAAAACGACCTCTGTTTGAGGTTGTCGCGGATTACGGAACTGAGGTCGGTCCTCGGCACGCCGCTGGATCCCAACGGACTAGCAGACCTCACCGACGTCGACGACGAATCTGACGACGACGGTGGCGGACCCGAATTGGGTGGCGACACCCAGGGCGTCGAGGTGACCGCCGCTGGGCTAAAGCTGTATAAGTCAATGGAAGATGTCGAAATCGTGCTGCGATTCTTCGCCTACCGACACTTCGATAAGTTCACCCAGGGGCTCAACAAGATATCCGAGTTTCTTGACGAGTTCCTTATGCGCGGCAACCGCTTCGATGAGGACACGCTCGCCGAATATGAACGAATCTTCGTCGACAACATTTCTTTTTGGTACACGGTCGGGGGCCCGGTGGCTTTCCAAGTCAAGGGCAGTAACCGGCACTTCAGCAAGATCGCCTTCGACTCGTTAATGTATGCTAGCTCGGCGCTGAGCGGCGAGCGGCGAGCGAAGTTGCTGACCCAGCCGTCGCTTGTGAGAGCCGCCATTGACGCTATGTACAACGAACATTCAGATGTATTTGGTGGCCGCAGGACCAACGCTGCCGACGCACGCAAGCGAAATGAACATGCCTACGAAGCGTTGAACACCGTCCTTCATCAGATCGACGGTTTGGCCCCGCAGTCTTGATTCCTAAGTACGACGCGCTCGCGGCGGATCTGGACTTGATTCGGCGCTACCTCGATACCGTCTCACAAGTACAACAGACGACGGACCAACGCCGATTCGCCTACATCGCCGGCATTTCGGCGTTGTACGCCTCGTTCGAGACGTTCGCCGAGCAACTCGCGTTCCGATTTAGTCAGTTGATGCTCAGCGATCCCAGGGCCTTGTCTGTTCTGCAGGTGCAAAATCTGCGCAGCAGGTACGTGCAGAACGCGTCCGCTCTATTAGGCAAGAATCTTGGAGTGGGTCGGTACAAGGAGATCGACGAACTCGACATCGCCAAGAGTTTGGCCTCCTGTCTGGATGATTCGCACCCCT from Mycobacterium sp. SMC-4 includes:
- a CDS encoding DUF262 domain-containing protein; translation: MRVPLLPGEAIHDLKRKDTPPMSDADLNRRYSKEGVRIVIEQARYPLNQILAMFTDTFETESGEIEAKYKRDPEYQRRHRWDEGRQSRLIESFLMNVPVPPVFLYEYELARFEVMDGRQRLTALMDFYQGRLHLTGLQHWPELNGRTYSALPSSIRDGIDRRYLSSIILLNETAADPEQAAFLKKLVFERLNSGGVRLSGQETRNAVYDGPLKRPLFEVVADYGTEVGPRHAAGSQRTSRPHRRRRRI
- a CDS encoding site-specific DNA-methyltransferase; translated protein: MGIDVNPVAVAIAQAKVAKVSAAAVVRLAKKILRDGTRQVAPQGEFWQLCYETETLQEITTLRAALMNLHTPTAAMLRAIMLGILHGPRNKGLPSYLSNQMPRTYASKPGYAVKFWTTRALQPVRVDTLGVISRRAERLLDAQPPSSGGKVYLGDSVEVLNGLRQTFDLVVTSPPYYGMRTYLPDQWLRSWFVGGAPEVPYGSVGQIARQPSQAAFVAALADVWHATALRCRSRARLAVRFGALPSARTDPTRLLLDSLEQAESGWVVTEVRPAGTSPYQARQAEQFVKAGSAVGEVDVVAELR
- a CDS encoding H-NS histone family protein, with translation MSLLSGRAALVTLAIMVSNVAACGGVSIGYQAMTCSEYLRKSSSFISNPDREAAVKESSEALQEVRQMMRDYGLDPSAAAPEEFNTGGGTRRPIGEVVVMSLDEKCPGNHEAKINEMIDWDLLGSADQFEAESVDVARDTGPGEWTFEKAAALLESLDLGLECGTPSMGQKDVMECINRSTFHDWAVVIPPLNDAWVEERIDACEFGKKTPHNFQSQMSVVTDGSSLVVWELMAPEGSPVDGGPAIAAELESAGTQGLRVEPFCPG